A single Micromonospora sp. CCTCC AA 2012012 DNA region contains:
- a CDS encoding DNA-binding protein gives MRSARRTRNLTPAANPDSDDAACTWTTERILALGATTDLATAAAILGISRSAAYKLAARDAFPVPVFRAGAYYRVPTAPIRRKLHLDSPPVPTSGDTCGAGADEDGGYSGGARDTTGCSPRP, from the coding sequence ATGCGATCAGCACGACGAACCCGCAACCTCACCCCTGCCGCCAACCCCGACAGCGACGACGCAGCTTGTACCTGGACCACGGAGCGCATCCTGGCGCTAGGGGCGACCACGGATCTCGCCACCGCCGCCGCCATCCTCGGCATCTCCCGCTCGGCGGCCTACAAGCTGGCCGCTCGCGACGCCTTCCCGGTGCCAGTGTTCCGAGCCGGCGCGTACTACCGCGTGCCGACCGCCCCGATCCGGCGGAAACTGCACCTCGATTCGCCGCCGGTACCGACATCTGGTGACACCTGCGGGGCGGGTGCCGACGAGGACGGTGGGTATTCGGGCGGGGCCAGGGACACCACGGGCTGCAGCCCTCGGCCGTGA
- a CDS encoding acetamidase/formamidase family protein, with translation MTTMDTITYRPARDELAYTFGGRMPVAHVRSGDVLRVHTEDCFGGLVRGPADLPSQVCRMPYLNPVSGPFFVEDAEPGDTLAVHLASIVPARDWGVSSTFPHFGALTSTSHTATLQPPLEERVWVYDIDQQAGTVRFHATDSDHTVDLPLDPMIGTVGVAPGGFEARSTIVPDSHGGNLDTPELRAGTTLYLGVNVHGAMLALGDGHACQGEGEACGVGVEIATTTSLIIEVIKGVPTVWPRLETDTSIMSVGCARPLEDAYRIAHRDLVGWVVDLTGLEQLDAYQLVSQAGRAPIGNVCDPNYTLLAAVDKVLLPQPQAAYDGVHARFRQHTDGPR, from the coding sequence GTGACGACCATGGACACGATTACCTACCGGCCCGCCCGCGACGAGCTGGCCTATACCTTCGGCGGGCGGATGCCGGTGGCCCACGTCCGCTCCGGCGACGTGCTACGGGTGCACACGGAGGATTGCTTCGGCGGATTGGTGCGCGGTCCGGCGGACCTGCCGTCGCAGGTGTGCCGCATGCCCTACCTGAACCCGGTGTCCGGGCCGTTCTTCGTCGAGGATGCAGAGCCAGGCGACACCCTCGCCGTCCACCTCGCCTCGATCGTTCCGGCCCGCGACTGGGGAGTCTCCTCGACGTTCCCGCACTTCGGGGCACTGACCTCCACCTCACATACGGCGACCCTGCAGCCGCCTCTCGAGGAGCGGGTGTGGGTATACGACATCGACCAGCAGGCCGGCACGGTCCGCTTCCACGCCACCGACAGCGACCACACGGTCGACCTGCCGCTGGACCCGATGATCGGCACCGTCGGCGTGGCGCCGGGCGGTTTCGAGGCGCGTTCGACAATCGTGCCCGACAGCCATGGCGGGAACCTCGACACACCGGAGCTGCGCGCCGGTACCACCCTGTACCTGGGGGTGAATGTGCACGGGGCGATGCTGGCCCTCGGCGACGGCCACGCCTGCCAGGGCGAGGGTGAGGCCTGTGGCGTCGGGGTGGAGATCGCCACAACCACCAGCCTGATCATCGAGGTCATCAAAGGCGTCCCGACGGTGTGGCCCCGCCTGGAGACCGACACGTCGATCATGTCGGTCGGCTGCGCCCGTCCCCTTGAAGACGCGTACCGGATTGCGCACCGCGACCTGGTCGGCTGGGTGGTAGACCTCACCGGCCTGGAGCAGCTCGACGCCTACCAGCTGGTGTCACAGGCGGGACGGGCGCCGATCGGCAACGTCTGCGACCCGAACTACACACTCCTCGCCGCCGTCGACAAGGTACTGCTTCCGCAGCCGCAAGCCGCCTACGACGGGGTGCACGCCCGCTTCCGGCAGCACACCGACGGGCCGAGGTAG
- a CDS encoding GOLPH3/VPS74 family protein has protein sequence MASSIPQLPLRDELFLLGHDDDTGQPHIHRQALALGLAGAVLIDLFLAGRIGLDTTDDTQSGEEQRLWLHLDRPVGDLIADTALASIRYAHPTPPLRRWLRGFADDLYDRTRAGLHAGGILRHDVRRRLGGLARTDRYLPTDLKWPVVARARLHYIAAGRDQPDNHTAALGGLVATLGLTNHLYLADDIAALTVQLRTIAAQHHRQVRDITAAVDAAVGDLATAAYR, from the coding sequence ATGGCCTCCTCCATCCCCCAGCTGCCGTTGCGGGACGAGTTGTTCCTGCTCGGTCACGACGACGACACCGGCCAGCCACACATCCACCGCCAGGCCCTCGCACTCGGCCTGGCGGGTGCGGTGCTCATCGACCTCTTTCTCGCCGGGCGGATCGGTCTCGACACCACGGACGACACCCAATCGGGCGAGGAGCAGCGGCTGTGGCTGCACCTGGACCGCCCGGTCGGGGACTTGATCGCCGACACCGCCCTGGCCTCCATCCGCTACGCCCACCCGACCCCGCCGCTGCGGAGGTGGCTGCGCGGGTTCGCCGACGACCTGTACGACCGCACCCGCGCCGGCCTGCACGCTGGCGGGATCCTGCGCCACGACGTGCGTCGCCGCCTGGGAGGGCTCGCCCGCACCGACCGCTACCTGCCCACGGACCTCAAGTGGCCGGTCGTCGCCCGCGCCCGGTTGCACTACATCGCCGCCGGCCGTGACCAGCCCGACAACCACACCGCCGCCCTCGGCGGCCTCGTCGCGACCCTCGGCCTGACCAACCACCTGTACCTCGCCGACGACATCGCCGCCCTCACCGTGCAACTGCGCACCATTGCCGCGCAGCACCACCGGCAGGTACGCGACATCACCGCCGCGGTCGACGCCGCCGTCGGTGACCTCGCCACCGCCGCCTACCGGTGA
- a CDS encoding site-specific integrase, translating into MPDGSIFKRCGCRHPDTGKPLGNDCPKLRRANRAWSSDHGHWAYQLELPPTTDGGRRQLRRSSFPTRRAAADELDQARDLLALADGDRRRRTEIADLLQTAVRAKRPLPEVDRVRQRLRGDGALADMPTVAEYLTGWLTHLTIDANTQRGYESIARVHLIPHLGDIPLDKLRTTHIRAMFAAIERRNDEIAAAKASTDPAVRASVTGVRPTGASTRQRIRACLRKAINDALADELIVGANPAALVKVPADRPLPIVWEDERIRRWKATGEVPGPVMVWTDSQVGQFLDYAAVHAPDLHPMWHYMAYRGPRRGEACGLRDSEVRLHRRETTINNQIATHGYTAVQKPPKSRAGNRDVALDIDTTKVLTAYKARRAAWQLAAGDTWPDTGLFFVRPDGQPWHPNAVTQRFRKLVRKAGLPPIRLHDLRHSAATIALDAGVDIKVVSEQLGHSTTTLTRDTYQSVTKRMHQDAADAVAKKINRKRRSPRLAG; encoded by the coding sequence ATGCCAGACGGAAGCATCTTCAAGCGTTGCGGCTGCCGCCACCCCGACACCGGCAAGCCACTGGGAAACGACTGCCCGAAACTACGCCGCGCGAACCGAGCCTGGAGCTCCGACCACGGCCACTGGGCCTACCAACTTGAACTACCACCCACCACCGATGGCGGGCGCCGGCAGTTACGCCGCTCCAGCTTTCCCACCCGGCGTGCCGCCGCCGACGAACTCGACCAGGCCCGCGACCTGCTCGCCCTCGCCGACGGTGACCGGCGCCGCCGTACCGAGATCGCCGACCTGCTGCAAACCGCCGTACGCGCCAAGCGTCCCCTGCCCGAGGTCGACCGCGTCCGCCAGCGGCTGCGCGGCGACGGTGCGCTGGCCGACATGCCCACCGTCGCCGAGTACCTCACCGGCTGGCTGACCCACCTCACGATCGACGCGAACACGCAGCGCGGCTACGAATCGATCGCTCGGGTCCACTTGATCCCACACCTGGGCGACATCCCGCTGGACAAGCTGCGCACCACCCACATCCGCGCCATGTTCGCCGCCATCGAGCGCCGCAACGACGAGATCGCCGCCGCGAAAGCGAGCACCGACCCAGCCGTCCGCGCGTCCGTCACCGGCGTGCGACCCACTGGTGCCAGCACACGCCAGCGCATCCGCGCCTGCCTGCGCAAGGCGATCAACGACGCCCTCGCCGACGAACTCATCGTCGGCGCCAACCCCGCCGCCCTGGTCAAGGTCCCCGCCGACCGGCCCCTACCGATCGTGTGGGAGGACGAACGCATACGGCGGTGGAAGGCCACCGGCGAGGTCCCCGGACCGGTGATGGTGTGGACCGACTCCCAGGTCGGGCAGTTCCTCGACTACGCCGCCGTACACGCCCCCGACCTGCACCCGATGTGGCACTACATGGCCTACCGCGGGCCCCGCCGCGGCGAGGCGTGCGGCCTGCGCGACAGCGAGGTACGCCTGCACCGCCGCGAGACCACGATCAACAACCAAATCGCCACCCACGGCTACACCGCCGTGCAGAAACCGCCGAAGAGCAGGGCCGGAAACCGCGACGTCGCCCTCGACATCGACACGACCAAAGTCCTCACCGCCTACAAGGCCCGCCGCGCCGCCTGGCAACTCGCCGCCGGCGACACATGGCCCGACACCGGCCTGTTCTTCGTCCGCCCCGACGGGCAACCATGGCACCCCAACGCCGTCACCCAACGGTTCCGCAAACTCGTCCGCAAAGCAGGGCTGCCCCCCATCCGGCTGCACGACCTGCGCCACAGCGCCGCCACCATCGCCCTCGACGCCGGCGTCGACATCAAGGTCGTCTCCGAGCAACTCGGCCACTCCACCACAACCCTGACCCGCGACACCTACCAGAGCGTCACCAAGCGGATGCACCAAGACGCCGCCGATGCCGTCGCCAAGAAGATCAACCGGAAGCGCCGCAGTCCCCGCCTCGCAGGGTGA
- a CDS encoding GNAT family N-acetyltransferase yields MDVIPRIRAARWADKEPVAALIADALHSGPLAQWLVPDPTCRRRILADVAVIWVEHAMFFGDIQITDDLSAAAMGFHRYRSIPPPSNYRSRLADAAGPHARQFELLDQLLTQVRPTEPHYHLAVLAVLPAARRRGVGAAMLTHHESRLDRIDMPSWTETAPNSQDLYHRYGYLPRPALALPDGPVIAPMRRNPHPNRGSWPVNTATPATVTAAARAQSDAQR; encoded by the coding sequence ATGGACGTCATTCCGCGTATCCGTGCCGCCCGGTGGGCGGACAAGGAACCGGTCGCCGCGCTGATCGCCGACGCCCTGCATTCCGGCCCTCTCGCCCAGTGGCTGGTGCCCGATCCGACCTGCCGACGGCGGATCCTGGCCGACGTGGCGGTGATCTGGGTGGAACACGCCATGTTCTTCGGCGACATCCAGATCACCGACGACCTGAGCGCCGCCGCGATGGGGTTTCACCGCTACCGCAGCATCCCGCCACCGTCGAACTACCGCAGCCGACTGGCCGACGCCGCCGGCCCGCACGCGCGGCAGTTCGAACTCCTCGACCAACTACTCACCCAGGTCCGACCCACCGAACCTCACTACCACCTGGCAGTTCTCGCCGTCCTTCCCGCCGCCCGGCGGCGCGGTGTCGGCGCGGCGATGCTCACCCACCATGAGAGCCGCCTCGACCGCATCGACATGCCCTCGTGGACCGAAACCGCGCCCAACAGCCAGGACCTGTACCACCGGTACGGCTACCTCCCGAGGCCCGCGCTCGCCCTGCCCGACGGGCCGGTCATCGCTCCGATGCGCCGCAACCCTCACCCGAACCGCGGCTCTTGGCCGGTGAACACCGCCACGCCAGCGACCGTCACCGCCGCGGCGCGCGCCCAGTCCGACGCCCAACGCTAG
- a CDS encoding tetratricopeptide repeat protein — MPTRTTAVPAWTPAFVAEVVAATIEQAAVHGLHQAPRDVARSHHLSPATVEEWVSRARAVQAAPVPPDLLACHTCARSMILIQLPGSGRVYLCAPSCGRTPVPADEIRDAVAAVILHRTPHLVPTGKTTQAASYALGPIQRVTVGATGTDLHITWRAISLQVTGPMMAMAQRLHLAQRHTANNKPERAIDVLHSGLLHIDPTSATLALDTATARAATLLATLTLTNGDPAAALPWAQWGHRSLRHLLRDPTNPEVRAALRVLAATHRAAGNLTTAADCYSDLIRHHTQADGPYALPTLATQATLAVVLYEHGRQEPAQQLLARTIADHRRVHPHHPAIARMTAALYRMHTTATGPPGHPPHIATPATPGAS; from the coding sequence ATGCCGACGCGGACGACAGCCGTCCCCGCGTGGACACCCGCCTTCGTCGCCGAGGTCGTCGCCGCGACCATCGAACAAGCCGCCGTCCACGGCCTGCACCAAGCGCCCCGGGACGTTGCCCGCAGCCACCACCTGTCGCCCGCGACGGTTGAGGAATGGGTCTCGCGGGCCCGCGCCGTGCAGGCCGCGCCCGTGCCACCCGACCTCCTGGCCTGCCACACCTGCGCGCGATCCATGATCCTCATCCAGCTGCCCGGCAGCGGCAGGGTCTACCTGTGCGCGCCGTCCTGCGGGCGCACACCGGTACCGGCCGATGAGATCCGCGACGCCGTCGCCGCAGTGATCCTGCACCGCACCCCACACCTCGTCCCAACCGGCAAGACGACCCAGGCCGCCTCCTACGCGCTCGGCCCCATCCAACGCGTCACCGTCGGCGCCACCGGCACAGACCTGCACATCACCTGGAGAGCCATCTCCCTACAGGTCACCGGCCCGATGATGGCCATGGCCCAGCGTCTACACCTAGCCCAGCGCCACACCGCCAACAACAAGCCCGAGCGTGCCATCGACGTCCTGCACAGCGGGCTCCTGCACATCGACCCCACCAGCGCCACGCTCGCCCTGGACACCGCGACCGCCCGCGCCGCCACGCTCCTGGCCACCCTCACCCTCACCAACGGCGACCCAGCCGCCGCGCTCCCCTGGGCCCAATGGGGACACCGCAGCCTGCGCCACCTCCTCCGAGACCCCACCAACCCCGAAGTCCGCGCCGCCCTGCGCGTCCTGGCCGCCACCCACCGCGCCGCCGGGAACCTCACCACCGCCGCCGACTGCTACAGCGACCTCATCCGCCACCACACCCAAGCCGACGGACCCTACGCACTACCCACCCTCGCCACCCAAGCCACCCTCGCCGTCGTCCTGTACGAACACGGCCGCCAGGAACCGGCGCAGCAACTCCTCGCCCGCACCATCGCCGACCACCGCCGTGTCCATCCCCACCACCCCGCCATCGCGCGCATGACAGCCGCCCTGTACCGCATGCACACCACAGCTACCGGCCCGCCGGGTCATCCCCCGCACATCGCAACGCCCGCCACGCCCGGCGCCAGCTAG